A genomic window from Deltaproteobacteria bacterium includes:
- a CDS encoding histidine kinase, with protein sequence MEFRLDKKRLLNSLALTGLFNTIIALFLTHLGFGGGFSINFIFSQCVGLCICLFILVGHLLVKRPSLVGHAILLVIAMSAGAAAGTFIGAWIAGISFSEILPGRPALLIQILFVGILFGTMITYFFFSREKISQTEAQLQEEQIRGLTLEKQTLETHLKLLQAQIEPHFLFNTLSNILSLLDTDPGRGKTMLVDLTRYLRSSLSRSRERTTTLGQEMDLVRAYLQIHKVRMGERLRYAIDVPETLRNLSFPPMLVQPLVENAVKHGIEPGIEGGDILIHAEESADRYRVVVADTGAGLSDESVAGVGLANVRERLKALFDGEARLILEENEPSGLKAILEIPHD encoded by the coding sequence CTGACGGGTCTGTTCAATACCATCATCGCCCTCTTCCTCACCCACCTGGGTTTCGGAGGCGGGTTTTCCATCAACTTTATTTTTTCCCAATGCGTCGGCCTGTGCATCTGTTTGTTCATTCTTGTCGGGCATCTTCTTGTCAAACGTCCTTCCCTCGTAGGCCATGCCATCCTGCTCGTGATCGCCATGTCTGCCGGGGCCGCGGCCGGAACGTTTATCGGCGCCTGGATCGCAGGCATATCCTTCTCAGAGATCCTCCCCGGGAGGCCTGCACTTCTCATCCAGATACTTTTTGTGGGCATCCTTTTCGGAACCATGATCACCTATTTCTTTTTTTCCAGGGAAAAAATCTCCCAAACCGAGGCCCAGCTCCAGGAAGAACAGATCCGAGGCCTGACTCTTGAAAAACAGACACTGGAAACCCATCTCAAGCTCCTTCAGGCACAGATCGAGCCCCACTTTCTATTCAACACCCTTTCCAATATCCTGAGCCTTCTCGATACCGATCCGGGCAGAGGGAAGACCATGCTTGTGGATCTCACCCGCTATCTCCGATCATCACTTTCGAGGTCCCGGGAACGGACAACCACCCTGGGGCAGGAGATGGATCTTGTCCGGGCCTATCTGCAAATTCACAAGGTCAGAATGGGAGAACGGCTTCGTTACGCCATCGATGTCCCGGAAACCCTCCGGAACCTATCCTTTCCTCCCATGCTGGTTCAACCCCTTGTAGAGAATGCCGTCAAACACGGAATCGAACCTGGTATCGAGGGCGGAGATATTCTCATCCACGCCGAGGAGAGTGCCGACCGCTATCGTGTTGTTGTTGCGGACACGGGCGCAGGGCTTTCAGATGAATCCGTTGCGGGCGTCGGCCTTGCCAATGTCAGGGAACGGCTGAAGGCCCTTTTTGACGGAGAGGCACGGCTGATTCTGGAGGAAAATGAGCCTTCCGGGCTGAAGGCGATCCTGGAGATTCCCCATGACTGA
- a CDS encoding LytTR family DNA-binding domain-containing protein, with product MTEIRAIIADDEALLRQFLRARLSEVWPELIISGEAQNGEQALDLIERHHPHIAFLDIRMPGLTGMEVADKIAGACRVVFVTAYDAYAVEAFDKEAVDYLLKPVSNERLQKTVIRLKEGLETGAAVPVETLRRLMIRISDEGGSRRLRYVRIHEGDGVRLVPVDEVIYFKAQDKYTLVITQDGESLIRKSIRELAGELDPERFWQIHRGTIVNVGSIDRVSRSLTGKGVIRLKGCSDTLTVSNRHMHLFRQM from the coding sequence ATGACTGAGATCCGGGCCATCATAGCGGATGACGAAGCGCTTCTAAGGCAATTTCTGCGTGCAAGGCTTTCCGAGGTCTGGCCCGAACTCATCATCTCGGGCGAGGCGCAAAACGGCGAACAGGCCCTGGACCTGATTGAGCGGCATCACCCCCACATCGCCTTTCTGGATATCCGGATGCCGGGTCTCACAGGCATGGAGGTGGCCGATAAGATCGCAGGCGCCTGCCGCGTCGTCTTTGTGACGGCTTATGACGCGTACGCGGTGGAGGCCTTTGACAAGGAGGCGGTGGACTACCTGCTCAAACCCGTTTCCAATGAGCGGCTTCAAAAGACGGTGATACGGCTCAAGGAGGGATTGGAGACCGGGGCGGCCGTTCCCGTTGAAACGCTCCGTCGTCTCATGATCCGGATCTCGGACGAGGGGGGATCCCGCCGGCTCCGCTATGTCCGCATTCATGAGGGCGACGGTGTTCGCCTGGTCCCGGTGGATGAGGTGATCTACTTCAAGGCCCAGGACAAATACACGCTGGTCATCACCCAGGATGGCGAGTCGCTCATCCGCAAATCGATCCGCGAACTGGCAGGAGAGTTGGACCCCGAAAGGTTCTGGCAAATTCACCGAGGCACCATCGTCAACGTGGGGAGTATCGACCGCGTCAGCCGATCCCTCACAGGCAAGGGGGTGATCAGGCTCAAAGGGTGCAGCGATACCCTGACCGTGAGCAACCGCCACATGCACCTGTTCAGGCAGATGTGA